A section of the Thermotoga caldifontis AZM44c09 genome encodes:
- the flgA gene encoding flagellar basal body P-ring formation chaperone FlgA, which translates to MKGILTVLLLLFTVFTFTNDLFFGAIEKFARENFGPEATIVSLQVKSSPGEFDGVELISHSRSRSLFSFLFKAFKEKKFCGYARIQAEIAVFREVIVAARTIKSGELLNEEDVQLQRVNLLDLNVEHCSELSQVVGKIARRMFRKDEAIDARYLLRPPDVRAGQLLTAVVQIGSVFATAQVRAMKDAYVGERIQVRNVSSGALIEGLLQRDLTVLVIGG; encoded by the coding sequence ATGAAAGGAATTCTGACGGTCTTGCTACTGCTGTTCACAGTTTTCACCTTCACTAACGATCTGTTCTTTGGGGCGATAGAGAAATTCGCCAGGGAGAATTTTGGGCCAGAGGCCACGATCGTTTCGCTTCAGGTCAAAAGTTCACCGGGTGAATTCGATGGAGTCGAGTTGATCTCGCACAGCCGTTCCAGAAGCCTGTTCAGTTTTCTCTTCAAAGCCTTCAAAGAAAAAAAGTTCTGTGGTTATGCACGAATTCAGGCCGAGATCGCGGTTTTCAGGGAAGTGATCGTCGCGGCAAGAACGATCAAGTCTGGTGAACTACTGAACGAGGAGGATGTGCAGTTACAGAGGGTGAACCTGCTGGATCTGAACGTGGAACACTGTTCGGAGTTGAGTCAAGTTGTCGGGAAAATCGCGCGCAGGATGTTCAGAAAGGATGAAGCGATCGATGCGAGGTATCTGTTGAGACCGCCGGACGTCAGGGCTGGCCAGTTACTCACCGCGGTGGTTCAGATCGGTTCGGTCTTTGCGACCGCACAGGTGCGCGCGATGAAGGATGCCTACGTTGGTGAGAGAATTCAGGTGAGGAACGTTTCCAGTGGTGCGTTGATAGAAGGTCTGCTGCAGAGAGATCTGACAGTTCTGGTGATCGGAGGTTGA
- a CDS encoding flagellar basal body L-ring protein FlgH yields MRKTFLLALVMFAGILCATSLWNSSSNPQFRYIISDRKASRVGDIVTIVVRENPQFSTSTSTESLEKALMNLLTGTVKNITNFDLSKFIPINNNTNVDKSTKTSTNVIMTMSAVVVAIENGNLVIEGSRQLKVGNQLSEVIIRGTVRPDDIAANNTVDSSKIANCQIWVNGQLVFRQKPDEQSWLDLFLSTIARFLL; encoded by the coding sequence ATGAGGAAGACTTTTCTGCTCGCACTCGTCATGTTTGCAGGCATTCTGTGTGCCACCTCGCTGTGGAACAGTTCGAGCAACCCTCAGTTCAGATACATCATCTCAGACAGAAAAGCGAGCCGTGTTGGTGACATCGTCACGATCGTGGTGCGCGAAAACCCACAGTTCAGCACCTCGACGAGTACAGAATCCTTGGAGAAGGCCCTCATGAATCTGCTCACGGGCACCGTGAAGAACATCACCAACTTCGATTTATCGAAGTTCATACCCATAAACAACAACACGAACGTCGACAAGAGTACGAAGACGAGCACGAACGTTATCATGACCATGTCGGCCGTGGTGGTGGCGATAGAGAATGGAAATCTGGTCATCGAAGGGAGCCGGCAGCTCAAGGTGGGTAACCAGCTCAGCGAGGTGATCATCAGAGGAACGGTGAGACCGGACGACATCGCCGCGAACAACACGGTGGATTCTTCCAAGATCGCCAACTGCCAGATATGGGTCAACGGTCAGCTCGTCTTCAGGCAGAAACCTGACGAACAGTCGTGGCTCGATCTGTTCCTCTCCACGATCGCCCGGTTCCTGCTGTGA